A single region of the Archangium lipolyticum genome encodes:
- the sitI6 gene encoding SitI6 family double-CXXCG motif immunity protein translates to MKFYEMEQDEGPRYTGNLNAAHRWGLPGVESTCPGCNLGGRMSAAQYPCVDLSHLPEEEQKKLSDPWPVPYEEFARLRELVRPLVPSGAQLESGTKFGPLTGTASGYFGQLFMQNPWSLCARREALEKLRAAGVRGLQGCPLNVRFRQKNPPQLLDMQLELRGRFHPACLPAREPPCPTCGQDKGYSLPTPPILAADSLPEDMDVFRLADWSALIIASERLVDAVRRLELDGVVFRELETR, encoded by the coding sequence ATGAAGTTCTATGAGATGGAGCAAGACGAGGGGCCGCGATACACGGGCAACCTGAACGCCGCGCACAGATGGGGATTGCCCGGCGTCGAGTCCACTTGCCCCGGCTGCAATCTCGGCGGAAGGATGTCGGCGGCGCAGTACCCCTGCGTGGACCTGTCCCACCTGCCGGAGGAAGAGCAGAAGAAGTTGTCCGACCCGTGGCCCGTGCCGTACGAGGAGTTCGCCCGGCTGCGTGAGCTGGTACGCCCTCTGGTCCCCTCGGGTGCCCAACTGGAGTCAGGAACGAAGTTCGGTCCACTCACGGGGACGGCTTCCGGCTACTTCGGACAGCTCTTCATGCAAAACCCCTGGTCGCTGTGCGCGCGCCGCGAGGCGCTGGAGAAGCTGCGAGCGGCAGGGGTACGCGGACTCCAGGGCTGCCCCTTGAATGTGCGCTTCCGACAGAAGAACCCTCCCCAACTGCTGGACATGCAGCTCGAGCTGCGCGGCCGGTTCCACCCCGCCTGTCTGCCGGCGCGCGAGCCACCCTGTCCCACATGTGGCCAGGACAAGGGCTACAGCCTGCCGACCCCCCCCATCCTCGCCGCCGATTCGTTGCCCGAGGATATGGACGTGTTCCGGCTGGCGGATTGGTCCGCCCTCATCATCGCGAGCGAGCGCCTGGTGGACGCGGTGAGGCGGCTGGAGCTGGACGGGGTGGTGTTCCGGGAGCTGGAGACCCGTTGA
- a CDS encoding nucleotidyltransferase family protein: MKAVAIILAAGESRKMGYPKALIEHEGGRSFLQSLASTFGKAGCTVLGVIGKDADAVRDQHPAVHLVESEQWQDGQLASVKAGLEEAFEEGADMVLLHPVDMPALRASTLKSLIKALGDSVEGLRPEYEGASGYPIVLSRAAAERLRDSGETQLEGALRGVQLRRIPVKDPGVVVNINTPETYERLFGSAPKLAPPPKRRGKKSESSAGASAGSGASAPMEASSEGLSGK, translated from the coding sequence ATGAAGGCTGTGGCAATCATCCTCGCCGCGGGCGAGTCCAGGAAGATGGGCTATCCCAAGGCGCTCATCGAGCACGAGGGGGGCAGAAGCTTCCTCCAATCGCTCGCGTCGACGTTTGGCAAGGCGGGCTGTACGGTCCTCGGCGTCATTGGCAAGGACGCCGATGCCGTCAGGGACCAGCACCCCGCCGTTCATCTGGTGGAGAGTGAGCAGTGGCAGGACGGTCAGCTCGCCTCGGTGAAGGCCGGGTTGGAGGAGGCCTTCGAGGAAGGCGCGGACATGGTGCTCCTCCACCCCGTGGACATGCCCGCCCTTCGGGCCTCCACCCTCAAGTCGCTCATCAAGGCGCTCGGTGACTCCGTGGAGGGGTTGCGTCCCGAGTACGAGGGAGCCTCCGGCTACCCCATCGTCCTGTCGCGGGCCGCCGCCGAGCGGCTGCGGGACTCGGGCGAGACACAGCTCGAGGGCGCGCTACGCGGCGTGCAGCTGCGCCGCATCCCCGTGAAGGACCCGGGCGTCGTCGTCAACATCAACACCCCGGAGACCTACGAGCGCCTGTTCGGCTCCGCGCCGAAGCTCGCTCCGCCGCCCAAGCGCCGGGGCAAGAAGAGCGAGTCCTCCGCGGGGGCGAGCGCGGGCTCGGGGGCCTCCGCTCCCATGGAGGCCTCTTCCGAGGGACTGTCTGGAAAGTGA
- a CDS encoding CBS domain-containing protein — protein sequence MSRRNVETQIVAMPDIILYPRDTVMRALEVMHRYGVHLLPVVDERHGEVLGHVSEEELHRIWSTLPLARMSEILTARAAIASEGIAGERPSRLVLVPGGQGSRSSWLH from the coding sequence GTGTCGCGCAGAAACGTCGAAACGCAGATTGTTGCAATGCCAGACATCATCCTCTATCCGCGCGACACGGTGATGCGTGCGCTCGAAGTGATGCACCGTTACGGCGTGCACCTGTTGCCAGTGGTGGATGAGCGACACGGCGAGGTGCTCGGCCACGTCTCCGAGGAGGAGCTGCACCGCATCTGGTCCACGCTCCCACTGGCCCGCATGTCTGAAATTCTGACTGCCCGCGCGGCCATTGCCTCGGAAGGAATTGCAGGCGAGCGGCCCTCGCGGCTCGTCCTCGTTCCGGGCGGGCAGGGCTCGCGCTCCTCCTGGCTGCACTAG
- a CDS encoding Hint domain-containing protein produces MNVSSTASSRMLSRLVLALVALVMLGAGCSQQKVPPSLREVDKQALETDSLYMARLYAKWDQAARAQGAGFAGERGRMSIDLADDTQYRFLKNRLLAAGSTPDNSPHLFRRIEKLRKERKDGIPDTMTRKDRLTASATGPKENPWCGHVLPLNDAQDADSQVAKFEATGLVTCFNGADYTYVDVTAFATDAASTRFRVLDTRAEEQYAGATVETQPLDLKLKVGEDELLVVDSLSLAFNETTGESHLSYTVAESSIVALGVHGEPGINTMYFEHPTELIGAFQPDNAIRTCLERGATVGYLDCDYTTGRRDAATGAFLPFGKPFTGISAVDNETTKPPYGSWLPKRGAYWEPANGVYEPTHLYVAMRGTHQTTLPTNLCTIDERDSDVSVFLLERGGRCTAGKDIGTKVLNGGLPFKPHSWHDYYPRTLVLPFDGLADFGTDCLDHMQNVRLVVRSTVKATCLQIGMTTAGQRVIRTSTKEIFNLDFRNACLAEGTKVTKADGSLVAVEHVKQGDKLLTNGKGVALTVTTVSRGGESKPMVKLRDDRGGEVLVTQTHPMVTAARGVVQAGELKVGESLLTRTGTAKLVGVERVPYTGQVFNFALGTPEELASVGPEARTLYANGYLVGDSSMQSRLEQQRKVDARSVLAKLNGAWHEDYRRHQARQARR; encoded by the coding sequence ATGAACGTGTCTTCGACCGCATCATCCCGGATGCTCTCGCGCCTCGTCCTGGCCCTGGTGGCCCTGGTGATGCTCGGCGCTGGCTGCAGCCAGCAGAAGGTGCCTCCCTCCCTGCGGGAGGTGGACAAGCAGGCCCTCGAGACGGACTCGCTCTACATGGCCCGGCTCTACGCGAAGTGGGACCAGGCCGCCCGGGCCCAGGGGGCGGGGTTCGCGGGAGAGCGCGGGCGGATGTCCATCGACCTCGCCGATGACACCCAGTACCGCTTCTTGAAGAACCGGCTCCTCGCCGCTGGCAGCACCCCGGACAACTCGCCGCACCTCTTCCGCCGCATCGAGAAGCTGCGCAAGGAGAGGAAGGACGGCATCCCGGACACGATGACCCGGAAGGACCGGCTCACCGCGTCGGCCACCGGGCCGAAGGAGAACCCGTGGTGCGGCCACGTGCTGCCGCTCAATGACGCGCAGGATGCCGACTCCCAGGTGGCGAAGTTCGAGGCCACCGGCCTCGTCACCTGCTTCAACGGCGCCGACTACACCTACGTGGACGTCACCGCCTTCGCCACCGATGCCGCGAGCACCCGCTTCCGCGTGCTCGACACCCGGGCCGAGGAGCAGTACGCGGGCGCCACCGTCGAGACGCAGCCCTTGGATCTCAAGCTGAAGGTCGGCGAGGACGAGTTGCTGGTCGTGGACTCGCTCTCCCTGGCCTTCAACGAGACGACGGGCGAGTCGCACCTGTCCTACACCGTGGCCGAGTCGTCCATCGTGGCGCTGGGCGTTCACGGAGAGCCGGGCATCAACACCATGTATTTCGAGCACCCGACCGAGCTGATCGGCGCCTTCCAGCCGGACAATGCCATCCGGACCTGTCTGGAGCGCGGTGCCACCGTGGGCTACCTGGACTGTGATTACACGACGGGCCGCAGGGATGCCGCCACGGGCGCCTTCCTGCCGTTCGGCAAGCCCTTCACGGGTATCTCCGCGGTGGATAACGAGACCACCAAACCGCCCTATGGCTCCTGGCTGCCCAAGCGGGGCGCCTATTGGGAGCCGGCCAATGGTGTCTACGAGCCCACCCACCTCTATGTCGCCATGCGTGGCACCCACCAGACCACGTTGCCCACCAACCTGTGTACCATCGACGAGCGCGACAGCGACGTGTCCGTCTTCCTCCTGGAGCGGGGCGGGCGGTGCACCGCGGGCAAGGACATTGGCACCAAGGTGTTGAACGGTGGCCTGCCCTTCAAGCCCCACTCCTGGCATGACTATTACCCGAGGACCCTGGTGCTGCCCTTCGACGGGTTGGCGGACTTCGGGACGGACTGCCTGGACCACATGCAGAACGTCCGCCTCGTCGTGCGCTCCACGGTGAAGGCCACCTGTCTCCAGATTGGCATGACCACGGCGGGCCAGAGGGTCATCCGCACCAGCACCAAGGAGATCTTCAACCTCGACTTCCGCAATGCCTGCCTCGCCGAGGGCACGAAGGTGACGAAGGCGGATGGCTCGCTGGTGGCGGTGGAGCACGTGAAGCAGGGCGACAAGCTGCTGACCAACGGCAAGGGCGTGGCGCTGACGGTGACGACGGTGTCTCGCGGCGGTGAGAGCAAGCCCATGGTGAAGCTGCGCGACGACCGGGGCGGTGAGGTGCTGGTGACGCAGACGCACCCGATGGTGACGGCGGCGCGCGGGGTGGTGCAGGCCGGGGAGCTGAAGGTGGGCGAGAGCCTGCTGACGCGCACCGGCACCGCGAAGCTGGTCGGGGTGGAGCGCGTGCCCTACACCGGCCAGGTATTCAACTTCGCGCTGGGCACTCCGGAGGAGCTGGCCTCGGTGGGTCCCGAGGCGCGGACGTTGTACGCCAATGGGTATCTGGTGGGTGACAGCTCCATGCAGTCCCGGTTGGAGCAGCAGCGCAAGGTGGACGCGCGCTCGGTGCTGGCGAAGCTGAACGGCGCCTGGCACGAGGACTACCGGCGGCACCAGGCGCGTCAGGCGAGGCGATGA
- a CDS encoding Hint domain-containing protein: MRRPTKTCPWLPSSLISVLLLVPLGACTQQRQPPPAEQVDRQALANDSLAMARLYEEWQHSLQSQSVKRGANEQMPLDLVDEAQYRFVKNRLKASGLNPLNAPRLFSRLEELHSVVRLPARPSVAPVRAAAATGAGEAWCGHMIPLGGAGGDETRVHFQGTALASCFNGSDYGYVDATAYATDKARTTFELLATESHEEYAGKVLETAPVSVTLPRQSGRELVVDSLALAFNEETGQDHFTYTSVSASLHGNTPMEGDLVVEHPRELLEGHPWDKSIRLCLERGAISGSLDCDYGSIYIRPDGEWQPFPGSGAVGIAAVDVAATRASTRPDGSTTWTPDKSAFWEPAVKPFDPARFQVPMRGKFVPHVLPECQVEKVTSKVVAVLTESGGWCEAGSSSGTLVGKGELPWKPSTSPGNYPFDGILDFGKGNCLENAQGVRLEMWVYAEGHCPDPYGGEPEYFRCPSKKEVKPVDYTRVCMAEGTQVSKPDGTRVPVERVKVGDKLLANGDGLALTVTTVHRGGESKPLVKLRDEAGREVRVTETHPMMTVARGLVQARELSVGEAVLTRTGASRLVAVERVPYDGRVYNFALGTPEELARAGSGANMLYANGFLVGDSESQQALEKQKRVDARAVLARLNGAWHQDYQLSQARGHARR, translated from the coding sequence ATGAGAAGGCCCACGAAGACATGTCCATGGTTGCCCTCGAGCCTCATCTCCGTGTTGTTGTTGGTCCCGCTCGGTGCGTGTACGCAGCAAAGACAGCCACCGCCCGCCGAGCAGGTGGACAGGCAGGCGCTCGCCAATGACTCGCTTGCCATGGCCCGGCTCTATGAGGAGTGGCAGCATTCGCTCCAATCGCAGTCGGTGAAGAGGGGCGCCAACGAGCAGATGCCCCTCGATCTCGTCGACGAGGCGCAGTACCGCTTCGTGAAGAACCGGCTGAAGGCCTCGGGGCTGAACCCCCTGAACGCTCCGCGGCTCTTCTCCCGCCTGGAGGAGCTCCACAGCGTGGTGCGTCTGCCCGCGCGGCCCTCGGTGGCCCCGGTGCGGGCCGCGGCGGCGACGGGTGCCGGGGAGGCGTGGTGCGGGCACATGATTCCGCTCGGTGGCGCGGGAGGGGACGAGACGCGGGTCCACTTCCAGGGCACCGCGCTCGCCTCGTGCTTCAACGGCTCGGACTACGGCTACGTGGACGCCACGGCCTACGCCACGGACAAGGCGCGGACGACCTTCGAGCTGCTCGCCACCGAGTCTCATGAGGAGTACGCCGGCAAGGTGCTGGAGACGGCGCCCGTCTCCGTCACGCTGCCGCGCCAGTCCGGTAGGGAGCTGGTCGTCGACTCGCTGGCCCTGGCCTTCAACGAGGAGACGGGCCAGGATCACTTCACCTATACGTCGGTGAGCGCCTCGCTCCATGGGAACACGCCGATGGAGGGCGACCTCGTCGTCGAGCACCCGCGGGAGCTGCTCGAGGGGCACCCGTGGGACAAGTCCATCCGCCTCTGTCTGGAGCGCGGCGCCATCAGTGGCTCCCTGGACTGTGATTACGGGTCCATCTACATCCGGCCGGATGGCGAGTGGCAGCCGTTCCCGGGCTCGGGGGCGGTGGGGATCGCCGCGGTGGACGTCGCGGCCACGCGGGCCTCCACCAGGCCGGATGGTTCGACGACGTGGACTCCGGACAAGAGCGCGTTCTGGGAGCCCGCGGTGAAGCCCTTCGATCCGGCGCGCTTCCAGGTGCCCATGCGCGGCAAGTTCGTGCCCCACGTGTTGCCGGAGTGCCAGGTGGAGAAGGTGACCAGCAAGGTGGTCGCCGTGCTGACGGAGTCCGGCGGGTGGTGCGAGGCGGGCTCGTCCTCCGGCACCCTGGTGGGCAAGGGCGAGCTGCCCTGGAAGCCGAGCACCTCACCGGGGAACTACCCCTTCGACGGCATCCTGGACTTCGGCAAGGGCAACTGCCTGGAGAACGCGCAGGGCGTCCGGCTGGAGATGTGGGTCTACGCCGAGGGCCACTGCCCCGACCCGTACGGTGGCGAGCCCGAGTACTTCCGCTGCCCCTCGAAGAAGGAGGTGAAGCCCGTGGACTACACGCGGGTGTGCATGGCGGAGGGGACGCAGGTGTCGAAGCCGGACGGCACGCGGGTGCCGGTGGAGCGGGTGAAGGTGGGGGACAAGCTGCTGGCCAACGGTGACGGGTTGGCGTTGACGGTGACGACGGTGCACCGCGGAGGGGAGAGCAAGCCCCTGGTGAAGCTGCGCGACGAAGCGGGGCGCGAGGTGCGGGTGACGGAGACGCACCCGATGATGACGGTGGCGCGCGGGCTGGTGCAGGCCCGGGAGCTGAGCGTGGGCGAGGCCGTGCTGACGCGCACCGGGGCGAGCAGGCTGGTGGCCGTGGAGCGCGTCCCCTATGACGGGCGCGTCTACAACTTCGCGCTGGGCACTCCGGAGGAACTGGCCCGCGCCGGCAGCGGGGCGAACATGCTGTACGCCAATGGCTTCCTGGTGGGCGACAGCGAGTCGCAGCAGGCGTTGGAGAAGCAGAAGCGGGTGGACGCGCGCGCGGTGCTGGCGCGGCTGAACGGCGCCTGGCACCAGGACTACCAGCTGTCCCAGGCTCGCGGGCACGCGAGGAGATGA
- a CDS encoding OmpP1/FadL family transporter: MKKTLLVVTLLAAGTSQAAGLAIDTQNARATGMGSVGVASSQDASAIYYNPAGILGVTKLDAQLGDSLILLGLGFTREGGSKQTQNTVSPPPHAYFVYKFDEKVAAGVGVFTPFGANSNWPDDFVGRFLAKSSKVATYDINPTVAFAPMPWLRFGAGFQAVYGTVDVSRQLNLITTEGTATLSGNDWGIGFNAGVQADVVPQFLTLGVQYRSQVDMRFKGDADFNTPPEFAPVTPPDQPFTLDVTMPASLGLGVAIVPLPKLLVSADVNWVQWSTVEQLYFQLQDTPQANPPVPKNWEDRWNVHVGAEYGLTSSLAVRAGFVYDPTPSPEETLSPDLPDADRMRITVGAGYSFSSFRVDAGYQLVLLSDQESTFQPLPGTYSGSAHVVGLTLGYSQ, from the coding sequence ATGAAGAAGACACTCCTGGTCGTGACCCTGCTCGCCGCCGGCACCAGCCAGGCGGCCGGCCTCGCCATCGATACCCAGAACGCCCGGGCCACCGGCATGGGCTCCGTGGGCGTGGCGAGCTCGCAAGACGCCTCGGCCATCTACTACAACCCCGCGGGCATCCTCGGAGTCACCAAACTGGACGCGCAGCTCGGCGACTCCCTCATCCTCCTCGGCCTGGGCTTCACCCGCGAGGGCGGCTCCAAGCAGACACAGAACACGGTATCCCCTCCACCCCACGCCTACTTCGTCTACAAGTTCGACGAGAAGGTGGCGGCGGGCGTGGGTGTCTTCACCCCCTTCGGGGCCAACAGCAACTGGCCGGATGACTTCGTGGGGCGCTTCCTCGCCAAGAGCTCCAAGGTCGCCACCTACGACATCAACCCGACCGTGGCCTTCGCCCCCATGCCGTGGCTGCGGTTCGGCGCCGGCTTCCAGGCGGTGTATGGCACCGTCGACGTCAGCCGCCAGCTCAACCTCATCACCACCGAGGGTACCGCGACGCTGTCGGGCAACGACTGGGGCATTGGTTTCAACGCCGGCGTCCAGGCGGACGTGGTGCCGCAATTCCTCACCCTCGGCGTCCAGTACCGCAGTCAGGTGGACATGCGCTTCAAGGGTGACGCGGACTTCAACACGCCTCCCGAGTTCGCCCCGGTGACGCCCCCGGATCAGCCCTTCACCCTGGACGTGACGATGCCCGCCTCGCTCGGGCTGGGCGTGGCCATCGTTCCCCTGCCGAAGCTGCTGGTGTCCGCCGACGTGAACTGGGTCCAGTGGTCCACCGTCGAGCAGCTCTACTTCCAGCTCCAGGACACCCCCCAGGCCAATCCCCCCGTCCCCAAGAACTGGGAGGACCGGTGGAACGTCCACGTGGGCGCGGAGTACGGCCTGACGAGCAGTCTGGCCGTGCGCGCGGGCTTCGTCTACGACCCGACCCCCTCTCCCGAGGAGACCCTCTCGCCGGACCTGCCCGACGCCGACCGCATGCGCATCACCGTGGGCGCTGGTTATTCCTTCTCCTCCTTCCGCGTGGACGCCGGCTACCAGCTCGTCCTCCTCTCGGACCAGGAGAGCACCTTCCAGCCCCTGCCCGGCACCTACAGCGGCTCGGCCCACGTGGTGGGCCTGACACTCGGTTACTCGCAGTGA
- a CDS encoding YecA family protein translates to MSSQKPGRNDPCPCGSGKKYKACHAAEDRAREVSAAPAAPQHPIARDLEAAMGMLGDSDMSRVSEALERLGSLLAGWGPAPGLRFDATAFDTHVSREFERMEDAIERDAAQAKNALRLGTLRELGTRSFLEKLRSTLLARATTAGLSSEDRQALCLGALLSSTPKGGRFQPEDRPVLDVVFDVQFREWASRQSRELASRMETLQAGGALSEEAVDALRKAGEGEMEPLVKYVEADPKLASRIAQEGRERATRVESAMRLGAMPSVFTPDEQVWLTTVLWEPLNALKTGSSDKDRTATVSAFLAAVRTALDSDKEFLAGMLDRLRIRSKDATLDEATCAFLSDAAVAFEAEPVRMVLAAILTSRNEPQARSAEEQVVRADLEAKTRWTAEDLEPYRELLASMNLPAPAERIRRAQEWLRSHPIAM, encoded by the coding sequence GTGAGCAGCCAAAAGCCCGGACGCAACGACCCCTGCCCCTGCGGCAGTGGCAAGAAGTACAAGGCCTGTCACGCCGCCGAGGACCGCGCCCGCGAGGTGTCCGCCGCGCCCGCCGCACCCCAGCACCCCATCGCCAGGGACCTCGAGGCCGCCATGGGCATGCTCGGCGACTCGGACATGTCGCGCGTCTCGGAGGCCCTGGAGCGACTCGGTTCGTTGCTCGCCGGGTGGGGCCCCGCCCCGGGTCTGCGCTTCGACGCCACGGCCTTCGACACGCACGTGTCCCGTGAGTTCGAACGCATGGAGGACGCCATCGAGCGCGACGCCGCCCAGGCCAAGAACGCCCTGCGGCTCGGTACCCTTCGTGAGCTGGGCACGCGCTCGTTCCTCGAGAAGCTGCGCTCCACCCTGCTCGCGCGCGCCACCACCGCCGGCCTCTCCTCCGAGGACCGTCAGGCCCTGTGTCTGGGCGCCCTGCTCTCCTCCACCCCCAAGGGCGGCCGCTTCCAGCCCGAGGACCGCCCCGTGCTGGACGTCGTCTTCGACGTGCAGTTCCGCGAGTGGGCCTCCCGTCAGAGCCGCGAGCTGGCCTCCAGAATGGAGACGCTCCAGGCGGGAGGCGCCCTCTCCGAGGAGGCCGTCGACGCCCTCCGCAAGGCCGGAGAAGGCGAGATGGAGCCCCTGGTGAAGTACGTGGAGGCCGACCCGAAGCTCGCCTCGCGCATCGCCCAGGAAGGCCGCGAGCGCGCCACCCGCGTCGAGTCCGCCATGCGTCTGGGCGCCATGCCCTCCGTCTTCACCCCCGACGAGCAGGTCTGGCTCACCACCGTCCTCTGGGAGCCCTTGAATGCCTTGAAGACGGGCTCCAGCGACAAGGACCGCACCGCCACCGTCTCCGCCTTCCTCGCCGCCGTCAGGACCGCCCTCGACTCGGACAAGGAGTTCCTCGCCGGCATGCTCGACCGTCTGCGCATCCGCTCCAAGGACGCCACCCTCGACGAGGCCACCTGCGCCTTCCTCTCCGACGCCGCCGTCGCCTTCGAGGCCGAGCCCGTCCGCATGGTGCTCGCCGCCATCCTCACCTCCCGCAACGAGCCCCAGGCCCGCTCCGCCGAGGAGCAGGTCGTCCGCGCCGACCTCGAGGCCAAGACCCGCTGGACCGCCGAGGACCTCGAGCCCTACCGCGAGCTCCTCGCCAGCATGAACCTCCCCGCCCCCGCCGAGCGCATCCGCCGCGCCCAGGAGTGGCTCCGCTCCCACCCCATCGCGATGTGA
- a CDS encoding class I SAM-dependent methyltransferase has protein sequence MPHRFENAEEWAKRFDDPERDTWQKPDEVVKALALPEDAKVADIGAGTGYFAVRLARAVPRGRVYGVDIEPDMARYLGERAKRENLGNLEPVLGGAEDPRLPELVDVAIIVDTYHHFGDRAGYMRRVHESLRPGGRVVIIDYRKESPRGPPAEHKLPPEQVRGELESVGFRQVGTHDFLPDQYFLVFERG, from the coding sequence ATGCCGCACCGCTTCGAGAACGCGGAGGAGTGGGCGAAGCGATTCGACGATCCAGAGCGGGACACGTGGCAGAAGCCGGACGAGGTGGTGAAGGCGCTCGCGCTCCCGGAGGACGCGAAGGTCGCGGACATCGGAGCGGGGACGGGGTACTTCGCGGTGAGGCTGGCGAGGGCGGTGCCGAGGGGGCGGGTGTACGGGGTGGACATCGAGCCGGACATGGCGCGCTACCTGGGCGAGAGGGCGAAGCGCGAGAACCTGGGCAACCTGGAGCCGGTGCTGGGCGGAGCGGAAGACCCAAGACTGCCGGAGCTGGTGGACGTGGCGATCATCGTGGACACGTACCACCACTTCGGAGACCGGGCCGGCTACATGCGGCGGGTCCATGAGTCGCTGAGACCGGGGGGGCGCGTGGTCATCATCGACTACCGGAAGGAGTCGCCGAGGGGCCCACCGGCGGAGCACAAGCTGCCGCCCGAGCAGGTGCGAGGGGAGCTGGAGTCAGTGGGGTTCCGGCAGGTCGGGACGCACGACTTCCTGCCGGACCAGTACTTCCTGGTGTTCGAGCGGGGCTGA
- a CDS encoding LVIVD repeat-containing protein, translating to MFTLLRWMSRASALLTMGGLCLAGCRPEEPAPPPSPTTTDARGDWEDMGRYATCGLSTSGAACGDFESFDLAGCDRASLGGLPRDGVFTLVYRIDAPLPRIDPDAFRVSADGSLDSYQGMTPTQRRVDAESFFLSSVRSTQRDSLVGCRAEGNRLYGCFVSCRGGRPSVSGTFLAEKWERRAGEAEASGLRLESESFVDQGMPVDVYVTQGHAYVVSVPDGGEGGGLTVFDVSDKRAPVLKKTIALPTDNYWNGVWSKGNALYVASASSGVIVFDISKPEEPRLLRSYPGGRIDVHTVFVEGDRLYAMSPGPQPQTLIFDIGTPTAPVLRGMYAEPGATTNAQVGYPHDALAYEGRLYINHWSGGYLIVDVGDPEQPRKLSTYTYPYATSHANAVGRFGERLIAFEGGENWGAHLRVLDVTEPTNPHRIGEYELGPSASIHNMVLKGERLYIAHYQHGVRVLDVSEPEKPREVGYFNTYRETDEGRGGSFYDGAIGMRVPGDGYLYVIDTARGLLILPEG from the coding sequence ATGTTCACACTGCTGAGATGGATGAGCCGAGCGAGTGCACTCCTGACCATGGGAGGACTGTGCCTGGCGGGTTGCCGTCCCGAGGAGCCGGCGCCTCCTCCGTCTCCCACCACCACCGATGCACGGGGGGATTGGGAAGACATGGGCCGCTACGCCACCTGCGGACTGTCCACCAGCGGTGCGGCGTGTGGGGACTTCGAGTCCTTCGACCTGGCGGGGTGTGACCGGGCCTCGCTGGGCGGCCTGCCACGGGACGGAGTCTTCACGCTGGTGTACCGGATCGACGCCCCGCTACCGCGCATCGACCCGGACGCCTTCCGTGTGTCGGCGGACGGGAGTCTCGATTCCTATCAAGGGATGACGCCGACGCAGCGGCGGGTGGACGCGGAGAGCTTCTTCCTGTCGAGCGTGAGGTCGACCCAGCGCGATTCACTGGTGGGCTGCCGGGCCGAGGGCAACCGGCTGTACGGCTGCTTCGTCAGTTGCCGCGGTGGCAGGCCCTCCGTCTCGGGCACCTTCCTGGCGGAGAAGTGGGAGCGGCGCGCGGGGGAGGCGGAGGCCTCGGGGCTGCGGCTCGAATCCGAATCATTCGTGGACCAGGGGATGCCAGTGGACGTCTACGTCACGCAGGGGCACGCCTACGTGGTGTCGGTGCCGGATGGGGGTGAGGGTGGAGGGCTCACGGTCTTCGACGTGAGCGACAAGAGGGCGCCGGTGCTGAAGAAGACGATCGCCCTGCCGACGGACAACTACTGGAACGGGGTGTGGTCGAAGGGGAACGCGCTCTACGTGGCGAGCGCGAGCTCGGGAGTGATCGTCTTCGACATCTCGAAGCCGGAGGAGCCGCGATTGCTGCGGAGCTATCCGGGGGGCCGGATCGACGTGCATACGGTCTTCGTGGAAGGGGATCGCCTGTACGCGATGTCACCGGGCCCGCAACCACAGACGCTCATCTTCGATATCGGCACGCCCACGGCGCCGGTGCTGAGGGGGATGTACGCGGAGCCGGGGGCGACGACGAATGCGCAGGTGGGCTATCCGCACGACGCGTTGGCGTACGAGGGAAGGCTGTACATCAACCATTGGTCTGGGGGTTACCTGATCGTGGACGTGGGGGATCCGGAGCAGCCGAGGAAACTGAGCACGTACACATATCCGTACGCGACGAGCCACGCGAACGCGGTGGGGAGGTTCGGGGAGCGGCTCATTGCATTCGAGGGAGGGGAGAACTGGGGGGCGCACCTGAGGGTGCTGGACGTGACGGAGCCAACGAATCCGCACCGGATAGGCGAGTACGAGTTGGGGCCGAGCGCGTCGATCCACAACATGGTGTTGAAGGGGGAGAGGCTGTACATCGCGCATTACCAACACGGGGTGAGGGTGTTGGACGTATCGGAGCCGGAGAAGCCGAGGGAGGTGGGGTACTTCAACACGTACCGGGAGACGGATGAGGGGAGAGGGGGGAGCTTCTACGATGGGGCGATCGGGATGAGGGTGCCAGGGGACGGGTACCTGTATGTGATTGACACGGCGAGAGGTCTACTCATCCTGCCCGAGGGTTAG